Part of the Stigmatopora argus isolate UIUO_Sarg chromosome 3, RoL_Sarg_1.0, whole genome shotgun sequence genome, GGAAAAGACCAAGTCATTTTAGTGTGCAGTTTACCAGTCCTGGCacagtatttatttatgaatacCAATTGGTATATCCTACATGTACAGTAATAGCTCGTTTATAGTGGTTAGTAGGTTCCAAACCTGCTGCAATAGGTGAATAACTGCCAGTATTTTTGTGGTGACTGTTacatattatttggactttttaaaCTTTGGCCATTGAAATAATATTCAATTGTGtcttgccttttttcccccaaaatgtcaaggactattatttaactccctAAGGTAGACTTTTTCCTCAAGAGCCAATGAATTGTGGCTTgccttttttcctttcatttcatatttgtattattgttcgtACTCTATAAACTTCATACGTATATATTTGGTGTAGCCAAGCCGCAAAGtggcaaggtattactgtagtatatattttacaaaatacgcCAGTATTGGGCTCCTTTCATTGCCGACATGTTTGTGTTGAACAGTCATCAGGCTGGTCCAGACGGACATCACACGTTACCCTTTTCATCAGCAGCCTCCGGCATACCTGCGAGCCCACCGCTACAAATATTGGTTCACACAACCCAAAGAGGATGGGTCAGTAGTACTTATACTTGAgcagtcagcattttttttgttcacgaGCAAGTAAAATAAAGCCACGAAAACAGAATAACATGGCACGCTTGCATCTGTGTACAGTTCCTATCCACAACGCTGGTGGAGGAGGATCTACATTGAAGAATTCTATCCCACAGTGCATCTGGGCCACCCATTCCTTGAGAGCATGCTGGAACAACATGGACTCAAGGTACTTCATAAAAAcagtttttcaattttctttaagttttttttttttttttacacacaataCAGTGCTAATTATGCAAGTATCAGTTCCATTACCGGCGCtagacggacgtccaatccattttaaatagaAGGGGCAAATGAACGAATGTCTAGCGCCAATGGCAGGAGAATTGTTAAGTTAAGGTAAAGTGTTCAAATTGTAGTTGAATCCAAAATTGAGCATTTTCATGTGACTAATACCTACCCAGGACAAGACAAATCCACGGCAGAAGCCTAAATCCGCCGTGGCCCGGGCAGTGAGGTGGGTGCGCGCCCAAGTCACGGGGGTCCCTGCCCCCGTGCTCATCTGGACCCTTATCGGGTGCAGCGCCACTTTGTGCCTGCTGCTGGCATTGCCCAGGAGACAAAAACGCTCTGAGGACATTTCTGATCAAAAAGATCCTCTACCAACAAGGACAGAGGAGGAAGATGTTGATGAAGATGAGAAAGAAGAGGATTATGAAGGTGAAGATGTTAGGGAAGGGGAAAATACTGATGAGAAAAATGAGAAGGATGTCACCAATGATAAAATAGACGAGGGCGTGGAAGAGGccgaaaagaaagaaaagtgaaaaaactGTTGACAAAATGTTACCAAATTGAGCAAAGAGGTATGTGTTTATATTTGTACTTTGGGCTTTTGGGCTCGCGTCTTGAAGATGTTCATACGCAGTGGATCATTTAGTCATATTTGGAAAAACACTCATTTTTCACTACGTTAACATGATgagtttattttctgtttttcgttTAATTTTGTTTCGACACTTCATTTTACATACACGTGCTTTTtccacaaaaacattttaaataacattgaaaCACACTGATTGTTGTAAAAGTAATTTTTCTCCAATACGTTCGTACATGgggtaaaaaaagtaaaatacatatacagCTACTGAATATTGGAAAATAGTATGGTATTTGGAAATAATCATGCGCTGTTTGGTGGTGAATGAATAATGTTGGCTTTACTATTTCACCATTTTAATATTCCTGGACAGTATTTGTCAATTACCGACTGGTAGTACACACGTAGCGTCTCCACGTCAGGCAGATCATCCACTTTAGTGTAGAGATCGAATTTGCTGCAGGGAACACAAATAATGGCGTTTCTCTAAAAGTGGTCAACATTAAAACCGTTTGTATAGTAAATTATTGAACAATATTTTAGGGCCCATTTTTCATTCGATTTGGAATGCTGAGTAAAACATGATGAAAAAATTCAAAGTAAAAATTAATTTGCCGCATGTATTTTGGGACACTGCAAACAAGTGAAGTATTGAactgtcatttttcaaaattaaacatttgtGTATATGAAATCAACCTTCAAACTATGTTCCTCCgcagctttttttctgcaaaccCTTGATAGCATTAAACACAATATGATGGTGATAAATACATACCcattattgtttttgtgtttgggaTTGTATGCCACTTACTTGAACGCCTGCACCCAAGGGAGCATTTGCAGGTCATTGTCGTCACACAGGTACATGTAGTCGCCTTGGGAGTGCCAGGGGTAGAAGGAATGGTAGCGGATCATGCTGAGGCCCTGCGATGACGGCACAGAAACATAACGTCGCATTGATTCAGGCAGTGGGAAAGGTAAAACAAGTGCACAGATGACTCACCTCCTTTGGGATGGAACACTTATTGAACTGGAGAACATGGTAAAGGTACTCTGATGGACACAACACCGACACATTGACTATTGCAATGTATATCTACTTTACCAACAATTAAATCAGTCAATATGATATAATGTATCGTATTCCTTTTCTATCTGGGGACCATTTTGTGTTTggacaaagaaaaatacattccaaattctgttttaggatagtTGGGGTAAATAGTAGTTGGTCTAAGAACTAAATGTCCCAAATATGTATTGTGGAATTACAGCCCAAGCTTGCAAATTTAGACAAatgtatgattaaaaaattcTAATAAATATTCTCACCGTCATGACCCCATGACATCAGGACGTTGTCGAGACCACAGTTTTTTGTGTAGATTCCATATTTACAGCTGAAGAAAACAATCTCATTATAATTCAAATTTAGGGAATTGGTGAGCCTCATTTAAAAGTGTGAATTAGTCAAATACCATTATAATAGATTATTAAGTACTTATTTTTGTGATCAGTTTTCTTTTGAGACAGACCCTTGACAACAAATTCAATATATAGTAGTATAGCTACTTGTAGCTGGGATTTGAATCATCCAGGTTCTCAAGGAAAGTGCTGTCTCGAAACACGATGGAGCTTTGAAACGCGCAGCCCACGGGGAATGTGTCACCCACCACGGCCCACTGAAGACAGATGTGTAAAACAATGGCGAATGAGTACGTATGAAGAATCCATATTAAGCACAATCCTACTGCTTTTATATTTTCCATGTACGCCTAAGCACTTTTTCTGGGTCATTTTGACGTGACCTTTGTCATTGTCTAtatcaaatgataaaaaaatctttgtttgAGAGAAAATGGGGTGGACATTTGCAAACAGGTCCACTTGACAAAGATGAAATTGAAATTTTACCTGAGGTTCACCCCACAGTGCCATGACCTTCCCAACATCGTGAATGAGACCCACTAGCTGGAACCAGTCTGGCAAAAGACATTCAAGACATATCCCTGCTAAGAAACCTAGAAGGTGCATAATCCTCGCAAGACGAGTACCAAAACACAAGAAATCTAGCAGAATCTTGGGTTTTATGCTAGATTTCATGGCAAAGGTGCTCCATGACGTGTTCTTACATTCATATACTAGGCATAGTATTGTCACGGTGGGGCTCGTCTCAGGTTTTTTGAATAGTTTTTATACTATGGATAATCTTTCACACAGGGAACAGGAAGCTAGCGCTTCACACCTTTGTCCGGGTGCTCTTTGCGAATTCCCTCGGCCGTCTGGAAGGCGTGGAAGGAGTTGGGGAAGTCCACGTCTGGATCCGACTCGTCCACCAGATTGTCCAGAGACATGATGGCGTCCATCATGGTCATCTCGGCGTGGTTGCAGCCTCTCCATTCCAAGTGCTGCAGCaaatggtaataataataatcatgttttttgtaCTATTCATACTGGTTGTCTTCTTGTAGATTCAGAGATTGTGCGTTAGTGCGTGTTGTTTCAAGTTTCCACCTTTTGCTTGACAAAGTCCACATTCTGGTTGGTGTGCATCAGCTTGTATGTGTTGTACACGTGCTGAGCGACACTCCCCTTCTGAAACAATAAATGCCTCATTGAATATTAGTTAATaacaatgtttcagtgccactaAGGTATGAAAAATTAGGAAAATTGGTGTTGAAAACATTGATAGAAATAGGacaatccatttcgactggtAGGGACTAGAAGAggtcttattcattttttagttgattacatttttttttatcttttgcaGTTTAACTTAACTTCTTTAGAATTCTTGTTGATTTCTGTTAgctgttttttatttgtaacatttactttttttttcttgaaagggATCCTCCATTAGTTTGatttcctattaaaaaaaacgtgccGGCACCACTTAGTAAACTAAGATTGGGTGTCAAGTAGGAGCCGGAATTGGTTTGTGACCCATGTCATAGTATatgaatataatacaaatatttctcaaaaaaaatatgtatgaaaGAAGCTTTCCGACTGACTATTTAATGTAATAATGCGTATTATCATTTTAGGTTTTGTATGCATATATAAAGAATGCACAATATTTTTATCTACTTGCTCATGCACCATCTAGTTTGTTTTACTTGCCTGAAAGTTTCTGTAGTGTTCCTTTTTAGTTTCAGGTGCCAAATTTAGACGATAAGCCAGAGATGGGTCTGGACCCTTCAGTTggcggaaaagaaaaaaagaaaaaaatcaatgacgtTTATATTTACACAAAATCTCATACTAAAGAAGCGCTCTTACCAAGTTGATGACCCTCATGGTTGTAAATGCTAAGTTGTTGTTGCCGTGTCGCTTATTTATACGAAACGTCCTCTTGTGTCTTGTCACACTTTAACCAGAATTCAGTGAAGTTCTCCTACCTATCCTGTTCAACCTTGGCCTTTGCATGTTTATGCAATCCTCCCAATGTTTCCCGATAACCTGCTTTCACCACTACATTTTTTATAATGTCAATGAAAACTTCAATTTCTAACCCCCGtaagaccaaaaaaatgatagtATGAATTTTGAgccatgggattttttttccccggatCAGAACTGCTTTCATATGAATGTGATACAaattatatttgatttttttttctttctttgtttgttttgttgctctGAGGGGCCATTAAGGCTCATAGCTTAAAGAATTGTAATTTGCTGGCAATTGTTTGGTGCTTTGGGCTTTAAAAGTAATGTTTCCAAATAAGATAATTAGTCACTTTCACAATTAGCACACTTTTTTAATACAAGGTGTTTTCTGTCCCTATCAGGTATGTTTAATGAAATGGATGTcttttcgtcatacgcagtttctgggtatgatgacaattaggcttttgtcgagtcaatgatgatgacaaagcctatgtccgattattatcatattattattattagcactgtcaatggcactcaaagaGTTCGCAAAAATTACttgtttaaattttaatttaagaGACCGTTTTCTATGCTTCTGCATATATGGACACAAATTTTACTTGATGTCGTGTATATAGAGTAGGTCATTTTCAGTGTCATGGCGATTGGGCATGTCAGCTATCACTCATCGGGGTCTTGAATTTTGTCTCTGTACAAAGGTCAACAACACAGATGACATTCGGCTAAAGTCGTCACATTTTACGTAGGACGAGGAGCTAATGTATGACTTTGTGTGCTTAGGTCAGTGTGTGAATGtctggtgtgtgtgtttatggttGTTATCGGTAGTTTTATAGTATTTTTCGATCTGATGTTTCTTGTACATATAATGAGCAGAGTACCTTAAAAAAGATGTAGAAACAATGGTACGTTATGGTGAAGTTTTATTACacaatgtttacatttaaagCAATACATTTTCTCGAGTAAACATTTCAGGAATTTAAATTGAAGTTTCTGTTATGTACCATATTTACATTTCAATGTTAAATAACTGTTAGGTTTGATGGTGGTACTTTTCCCCTCAAATAAGACAAATAGTTGTTCGCTCTTGGATTAAACAAGTCAAAGGCACACAATTTTAAGGCATAGAGAATAATTGTGTCAAATTCAGCTGTTGTGAATGACTTAGTTGAATAAGTATTTTACTCCTTTTAAGAGCTACTTTCCTGATTGGCTGGAAGTGCATGGGTGGATCTTTTGGCTGGTTTTCTTAGGTTTTGCTTTATTTGCGGACAGTTTGTTAGAAAGCTTCTCGTTCCCTGGAATTGTCTGGAGTCACGGCATTTGGTACATGAGCACAATCCAAGGGCAATGTTTGAACTCGGCaaatcattcataaaaaaaataaaagggttgTCAAATGGGTTGAGGTTTAAACCAGAGAGAGAAATCGGATGCAAATGAGGCAAATatagggaaaaatgtttttgatgtaATTAACACGTCAAGGGAACAgggtttgttgttgtcattgttgttttcttaattCTAAAGATTTAGAAAGACATGATCAGGACATAGACCTTGTCTTCAATTATATAGGTGTACTTtataaaaattattaaaataagtagtcatttcatttttgtgtttcctgggATAATTAAATTCCAATAAAATGGGACAAATTtcgatttaaaattgttttaaaaataatggcaGCATGTATTcaacaatgtaaataaatacaactaaatattatacattttcacataattttcCAAAAAAAAGTGACTATATTAATCCAATAAATAATATTCaactaaataataaaatgagtacataatattaatgaattattCGGGAGGATTAAAGAACAGAACAAAGTGTATGTCCACCGTTGTTAAGGTCTTATCACAAGTCAATTTTGAAGATGACCGCAAAAGCCACGGAAACGTTGATCAAACTGTTCAAAAGTTTAGTTAGAA contains:
- the miox gene encoding inositol oxygenase, which translates into the protein MRVINLGPDPSLAYRLNLAPETKKEHYRNFQKGSVAQHVYNTYKLMHTNQNVDFVKQKHLEWRGCNHAEMTMMDAIMSLDNLVDESDPDVDFPNSFHAFQTAEGIRKEHPDKDWFQLVGLIHDVGKVMALWGEPQWAVVGDTFPVGCAFQSSIVFRDSTFLENLDDSNPSYNCKYGIYTKNCGLDNVLMSWGHDEYLYHVLQFNKCSIPKEGLSMIRYHSFYPWHSQGDYMYLCDDNDLQMLPWVQAFNKFDLYTKVDDLPDVETLRVYYQSVIDKYCPGILKW